The Ornithinimicrobium faecis genome includes a window with the following:
- a CDS encoding aspartate aminotransferase family protein has translation MAELSPALKQATPVVATRGEGVYLFDADDRRYLDFTAGIGVTSTGHCHPKVVTAAQEQVGQLIHGQYTTIMHQPLLTLTERLGEVLPPALDRAFFSNSGSEAIEAALRLARQATGRPNVVVFHGGFHGRTVAAASMTTSGTKFRSGFSPLMAGVQVSPFPDPGHFGWSQEESTEFALRQLDYTLQTLSAPNDTAAFFVEPVLGEGGYVPASTEFFAGLRERADRHGILLVVDEVQTGWGRTGKFWGGDHFNAQADILVTAKGLASGFPLSGIAASHALMEKAWPGSQGGTYGANAVACAAAIATLDVITEEGLVENSAARGAQLKAALQGVADQHPQITDVRGLGLMIANEFRDADGKPDGATASAVQQEAARRGLLLLTCGAWGQCVRFIPALVVGEQDVEEAAGLWQEAVTTVLGTA, from the coding sequence ATGGCTGAGCTGTCACCCGCCCTGAAGCAGGCAACCCCGGTCGTCGCAACCCGCGGCGAGGGGGTCTACCTCTTCGATGCCGACGATCGTCGCTATCTGGACTTTACTGCCGGGATCGGTGTGACCAGCACGGGCCACTGCCATCCCAAGGTCGTCACCGCAGCGCAGGAGCAGGTCGGCCAACTGATCCACGGGCAGTACACGACGATCATGCACCAGCCGCTGCTGACCCTCACCGAGCGACTGGGCGAGGTCCTGCCCCCGGCCCTGGACCGGGCGTTCTTCTCCAACTCCGGCTCCGAGGCCATCGAGGCCGCGCTGCGCCTGGCCCGACAGGCCACCGGACGGCCCAATGTCGTCGTCTTCCACGGTGGGTTCCACGGACGCACCGTGGCGGCCGCGTCGATGACGACCTCCGGCACCAAGTTCCGCTCCGGCTTCTCCCCGCTCATGGCCGGCGTCCAGGTCTCCCCCTTCCCCGACCCGGGGCACTTCGGCTGGTCCCAGGAGGAGTCCACCGAGTTCGCACTGCGCCAACTCGACTACACGCTGCAGACCCTGTCCGCCCCCAATGACACCGCCGCCTTCTTCGTCGAGCCAGTGCTCGGCGAGGGCGGCTACGTCCCGGCGAGCACCGAGTTCTTCGCCGGTCTGCGCGAGCGCGCCGACCGGCACGGGATCCTGCTGGTGGTCGATGAGGTCCAGACGGGCTGGGGGCGCACCGGCAAGTTCTGGGGCGGCGACCACTTCAACGCCCAGGCCGACATCCTGGTCACGGCCAAGGGGTTGGCCTCCGGCTTCCCGCTCTCGGGCATCGCTGCCTCCCACGCTCTGATGGAAAAGGCCTGGCCCGGCTCCCAGGGCGGCACCTATGGTGCCAATGCCGTGGCCTGCGCCGCGGCCATCGCCACCCTCGATGTGATCACCGAGGAGGGGCTGGTCGAGAACTCCGCGGCCCGCGGGGCACAGTTGAAGGCAGCCCTGCAGGGCGTGGCCGACCAGCACCCGCAGATCACGGATGTGCGGGGTCTGGGCCTGATGATCGCCAACGAGTTCCGCGACGCTGATGGCAAGCCCGACGGTGCGACCGCGAGCGCCGTCCAGCAGGAGGCGGCCCGGCGCGGGTTGCTGCTGCTGACCTGTGGGGCCTGGGGTCAGTGCGTGCGCTTCATCCCGGCCCTGGTGGTCGGCGAGCAGGACGTGGAGGAGGCTGCAGGGCTGTGGCAGGAGGCCGTCACCACGGTCTTGGGCACCGCCTGA
- a CDS encoding M20 family metallopeptidase, with protein MPTSWDSVPLTSDIGPVEARVLDLIDPQALVELTQALVRAPGQNPPGEEAASAAVLAAACRDRGLEVEISEVAPGRPNVSATLPAGAGGSGGAGGAGGGLLLLGHTDVVPPGEGWSADPYEGGLRDGRLYGRGTADMKGGLAACVVALDALRRSGVSLSGPVELAALVDEEETGLGIHHYMTADRSAFRGCVVAEPTDLQTIVAARGAAYVEVAVHGVAAHSGRPDDGRNAIYGAARVIEELRRWHGELAARAHPLVGPPTWSVGLVDGGQGTSTVPAHAHLSVDRRLLPGEDAEQVLADVHERLGQLGLADDGLTFEVWMPMSMPGFETPADHPFVAATDRALQESGGPGLELAGWTAACDGGFLARDAGVPTLVLGPGSVNDQAHRPDESVAVEDLLIAARTYALLALRLLT; from the coding sequence ATGCCGACCAGCTGGGACAGCGTCCCACTCACCTCTGACATCGGTCCCGTGGAGGCACGGGTCCTGGACCTGATCGACCCGCAGGCGCTGGTCGAGCTGACCCAGGCGCTGGTGCGGGCGCCGGGCCAGAACCCACCCGGGGAGGAGGCGGCCAGCGCCGCCGTGCTCGCCGCGGCCTGCCGGGATCGCGGCCTGGAGGTGGAGATCTCCGAGGTCGCGCCCGGACGGCCGAATGTGTCCGCGACACTGCCGGCCGGTGCAGGCGGCTCGGGCGGTGCGGGCGGCGCCGGCGGTGGGCTGCTGCTGCTGGGCCACACCGACGTCGTGCCACCCGGTGAGGGCTGGAGCGCCGACCCCTATGAGGGCGGCCTGCGTGACGGACGCCTCTATGGCCGCGGCACCGCCGACATGAAGGGCGGCCTGGCCGCCTGCGTGGTCGCCCTGGACGCTCTGCGCCGCTCGGGGGTCTCGTTGTCCGGTCCGGTCGAGCTGGCGGCGCTGGTCGACGAGGAGGAGACCGGCCTCGGGATCCACCACTACATGACTGCGGACCGCAGCGCCTTCCGGGGCTGCGTGGTCGCCGAGCCGACCGACCTGCAGACCATCGTGGCCGCCCGTGGCGCCGCCTATGTCGAGGTGGCGGTGCACGGTGTGGCCGCCCACTCCGGTCGACCCGACGACGGCCGCAACGCGATCTATGGGGCTGCCCGGGTCATCGAGGAGCTGCGCCGCTGGCACGGTGAGCTGGCCGCACGGGCCCACCCGCTGGTCGGTCCGCCGACCTGGAGTGTCGGGCTCGTCGACGGGGGGCAGGGGACCTCGACGGTGCCTGCTCATGCCCACCTGAGCGTTGACCGGCGGCTGCTCCCCGGCGAGGACGCCGAGCAGGTGCTCGCCGACGTCCATGAGCGTCTGGGCCAGCTGGGTCTGGCCGACGATGGGCTCACGTTCGAGGTCTGGATGCCGATGTCGATGCCCGGCTTCGAGACGCCGGCCGACCATCCCTTCGTGGCGGCCACCGACCGGGCCCTGCAGGAGTCCGGTGGCCCCGGCCTGGAGCTGGCGGGGTGGACCGCAGCCTGTGACGGCGGTTTCCTGGCCCGCGACGCCGGGGTCCCCACCCTGGTCCTGGGGCCCGGATCGGTCAACGACCAGGCACATCGCCCGGATGAGTCGGTCGCGGTCGAGGACCTGCTGATCGCCGCGCGGACCTATGCCTTGCTCGCGCTGCGGCTGCTGACCTGA
- a CDS encoding GntR family transcriptional regulator, which translates to MVTKAVRRKPAARRRPIDPLVQESTPSMIASRVREAIASGLIAPGSQLGEANLARELGVSRGPLREGLQRLTAEGLLISIRNRGLFVIEMTPERVRDMYLARQAVERAAAEQVHQGDPVSAGEALLQVIDVMASARDRRAESDADVSFHELLVSLAGSPRLTQMHETLITETRLCIHALSDSYRPGEAVRVEEHQSIAQSLVDRDPVLTDQLLVAHMNDAVRRLTAPRPSSS; encoded by the coding sequence ATGGTCACCAAGGCAGTGCGCCGCAAACCGGCCGCCCGACGGCGCCCCATCGATCCGCTGGTCCAGGAGTCGACCCCGAGCATGATCGCCAGCCGGGTCCGGGAGGCCATCGCGAGCGGGCTGATCGCACCCGGGTCACAGTTGGGTGAGGCCAATCTCGCCCGGGAGCTGGGCGTCAGTCGCGGTCCGTTGCGCGAGGGGCTGCAGCGCCTGACGGCCGAGGGTCTGCTGATCTCCATCCGCAACCGGGGCCTGTTCGTGATCGAGATGACCCCCGAGCGGGTGCGGGACATGTATCTCGCGCGTCAGGCCGTCGAGCGGGCTGCCGCGGAGCAGGTCCACCAGGGCGATCCGGTGTCCGCCGGCGAGGCCCTGCTCCAGGTGATCGACGTCATGGCCTCCGCAAGAGACCGTCGGGCCGAGAGTGACGCCGACGTCTCCTTCCACGAGCTGCTGGTGTCTCTGGCGGGCAGCCCCCGGCTCACCCAGATGCACGAGACCCTGATCACCGAGACCCGCCTGTGCATCCACGCGCTGTCCGACTCCTACCGCCCCGGTGAGGCTGTTCGCGTCGAGGAGCACCAGTCCATCGCCCAGTCCCTGGTCGACCGGGACCCGGTCCTGACCGACCAACTCCTCGTTGCGCACATGAACGACGCCGTGCGCCGGCTCACCGCCCCCCGACCGTCCTCGTCCTAG
- a CDS encoding maleate cis-trans isomerase family protein has protein sequence MPTIGLLYPGHSAEDDYPQLEARLGSDLRLPLVHTSVGEDAHRVDALLDLGGTDRLAEGARALVQQHSPDVVMWACTSGSFVFGWEGAHQQVAELQEVTGLPTSSTSLAFVAACRALGVTRVSVAASYPQDVAEHFVDFLGHGGVDVTAMGSHGIITAAEVGTLGQAEVLDIVRGADTSGGAEAILVPDTAMHTLAWLESLERAAGVPVLTANQVTVWQGLSLLGEVPVIDSLGTLFSSRRGD, from the coding sequence ATGCCCACGATCGGGCTGCTCTACCCCGGCCACAGCGCCGAGGACGACTATCCGCAGCTGGAGGCGCGGCTGGGTTCTGACCTGCGCCTGCCCCTGGTGCACACCTCCGTCGGTGAGGACGCGCACCGCGTCGATGCCCTGCTGGACCTCGGGGGCACGGACCGCCTCGCCGAGGGTGCCCGGGCTCTGGTGCAGCAGCACTCCCCCGACGTCGTCATGTGGGCCTGCACCTCCGGGTCGTTCGTCTTCGGGTGGGAGGGTGCCCACCAGCAGGTTGCCGAGTTGCAGGAGGTGACCGGCCTGCCGACCTCGTCAACCTCTCTGGCGTTCGTCGCGGCCTGTCGTGCGCTGGGCGTGACCCGGGTCAGCGTGGCGGCGTCCTATCCGCAGGACGTCGCCGAGCACTTCGTGGACTTCCTGGGACACGGGGGCGTGGACGTCACGGCGATGGGCAGCCACGGCATCATCACGGCAGCAGAGGTCGGCACCCTGGGTCAGGCAGAAGTGTTGGACATCGTCCGCGGAGCCGACACCTCCGGCGGCGCCGAGGCGATCCTCGTCCCGGACACCGCGATGCACACCCTCGCGTGGCTAGAATCCCTCGAGCGCGCAGCCGGCGTGCCGGTGCTCACGGCCAACCAGGTGACCGTGTGGCAGGGGCTCAGCCTGCTCGGCGAGGTCCCGGTCATCGACTCACTCGGCACACTGTTCAGCAGCAGGAGAGGGGACTGA
- a CDS encoding NAD-dependent succinate-semialdehyde dehydrogenase translates to MSSQTAQQAQQRNGGREAAVLDAVPKQLLIGGQWIDAEGGATLEVLDPSTGRVLCEVADGSPADGVAALDAAVAAQADFAKTSPRERADILTRAFELLHERIDDLALLMTLEMGKPIAEAKGEITYAAEFFRHFASEATRISGGYQTAPAGGARFLIARQPVGPCLLITPWNFPMAMGTRKLGPAIAAGCTSVIKPAHQTPLSMLALGQILIEAGLPEGVVNIVTAERSGAVMEPLIRSGKARKLSFTGSTKVGKILLEQCADKVLRTSMELGGNAPFIVFEDADLEEAVAGALAAKMRNMGEACTAANRIYVHESIAEEFGRRLGEEMGGMTVGRGTEEGVRVGPLIDQAAQDKVTELVTDAVGLGATVVTGGSAPEGEGYFFTPTVLTGVSPQARMGTEEIFGPVAAITPFSTEEEVVAAANDTPFGLVSYVFTNDLRRALRVSEALESGMVGLNQGVVSNPAAPFGGVKESGLGREGGDTGIDEFLETKYIGIALA, encoded by the coding sequence ATGAGCAGCCAGACAGCACAGCAGGCCCAGCAGCGAAACGGTGGTCGCGAGGCCGCCGTTCTTGACGCAGTGCCCAAGCAGTTGCTGATCGGTGGACAGTGGATCGACGCCGAGGGCGGTGCCACCCTCGAGGTCCTCGACCCCTCGACCGGGAGGGTGCTCTGTGAGGTGGCCGACGGCTCTCCGGCGGATGGGGTTGCGGCGCTGGACGCCGCCGTCGCGGCACAGGCCGACTTCGCCAAGACGTCACCGCGGGAGCGGGCCGACATCCTGACCCGGGCGTTCGAGTTGCTGCACGAGCGGATCGATGACCTGGCGCTGCTGATGACCCTCGAGATGGGCAAGCCGATCGCCGAGGCCAAGGGTGAAATCACCTATGCGGCAGAGTTTTTCCGACACTTCGCCAGTGAGGCGACCCGGATCAGCGGCGGCTATCAGACGGCTCCTGCTGGGGGTGCACGCTTCCTGATCGCGCGCCAGCCGGTCGGGCCGTGCCTCCTCATCACCCCGTGGAACTTCCCGATGGCGATGGGCACCCGCAAGCTCGGCCCGGCCATTGCCGCCGGGTGCACCAGCGTCATCAAGCCGGCCCACCAGACGCCGCTGTCGATGCTGGCGCTCGGGCAGATCCTGATCGAGGCCGGCCTGCCGGAGGGTGTGGTCAACATCGTCACCGCCGAGCGGTCCGGCGCGGTCATGGAGCCGCTGATCCGCTCCGGCAAGGCGCGCAAGCTCTCGTTCACCGGGTCGACCAAGGTCGGCAAGATCCTGCTCGAACAGTGCGCCGACAAGGTGCTGCGCACCTCGATGGAGCTCGGTGGCAACGCCCCCTTCATCGTCTTCGAGGACGCCGACCTGGAGGAGGCCGTCGCCGGGGCGCTGGCCGCCAAGATGCGCAACATGGGCGAGGCGTGCACCGCAGCCAACCGGATCTATGTCCACGAGTCGATCGCCGAGGAGTTCGGGCGGCGACTCGGGGAGGAGATGGGCGGCATGACGGTCGGCCGGGGGACCGAGGAGGGCGTGCGCGTCGGGCCACTCATCGACCAGGCGGCCCAGGACAAGGTCACCGAGCTGGTAACTGACGCGGTGGGCCTCGGGGCCACGGTGGTCACGGGTGGCTCCGCCCCGGAGGGCGAGGGCTATTTCTTCACCCCGACCGTGCTCACCGGCGTCTCACCGCAGGCCCGGATGGGCACCGAGGAGATCTTCGGCCCCGTCGCTGCGATCACCCCGTTCTCGACCGAGGAGGAGGTCGTCGCCGCGGCCAACGACACCCCCTTTGGCCTGGTGAGCTACGTTTTCACCAACGACCTGCGCCGTGCGCTGCGGGTGAGTGAGGCCCTCGAGAGCGGCATGGTCGGGCTCAACCAGGGAGTCGTCTCCAACCCGGCCGCACCGTTTGGTGGGGTCAAGGAGTCCGGCCTCGGGCGCGAGGGTGGCGACACCGGGATCGACGAGTTCCTGGAGACCAAGTACATCGGCATCGCGCTGGCCTGA